One Aerococcus urinaeequi DNA segment encodes these proteins:
- the fmt gene encoding methionyl-tRNA formyltransferase: protein MKRIVFMGTPAFSVNILEALVEKSDEYEVAAVVTQPDRPVGRKRKLTPSPVKEAALKHDIPVYQPEKIGRDQEIKDLLAEDIDLIVTAAFGQFLPTSILEAPKEGAVNVHASLLPKYRGGAPVHYAIWNGDKETGVTIMRMVKKMDAGDILTQVVVPIESDDTVATMFDKLSVAGTDLLMDTLPKLFAGEITPTAQIEEEATFSPNITSQQEQIDWRKEAQQIDNQVRAFNSWPVAHTKVDGQRWKIWQVAPVKEESTDEKPGTIVKIQKKPAQLWVATGNKTVLDIEQLQPAGKKKMDVAAFINGGAGNLAVGDSFDQVEDDVDGE, encoded by the coding sequence TTGAAAAGAATTGTATTTATGGGGACACCCGCATTTTCAGTGAATATATTAGAAGCACTAGTCGAAAAAAGTGACGAATATGAAGTGGCTGCGGTTGTGACGCAACCAGACCGTCCAGTAGGGCGCAAACGGAAATTAACACCATCACCAGTGAAAGAAGCGGCTTTAAAACACGATATTCCAGTTTACCAACCGGAAAAAATCGGCCGGGACCAAGAAATCAAAGACTTATTAGCTGAGGACATTGATTTAATCGTCACTGCAGCCTTTGGTCAATTCTTACCGACGAGTATATTAGAGGCGCCAAAAGAAGGGGCAGTCAACGTCCACGCGTCATTACTACCGAAATACCGCGGGGGCGCGCCAGTGCACTATGCTATATGGAATGGTGATAAGGAAACAGGCGTGACCATCATGCGAATGGTGAAAAAAATGGACGCAGGGGACATTTTAACCCAAGTGGTAGTCCCAATTGAAAGTGACGATACCGTTGCCACTATGTTCGACAAACTATCCGTTGCAGGGACTGACTTGTTGATGGATACTTTGCCAAAATTATTCGCGGGCGAAATTACACCGACAGCTCAAATTGAGGAAGAAGCGACATTTTCCCCAAATATTACCAGCCAACAAGAACAAATTGATTGGCGTAAAGAAGCACAGCAAATTGACAACCAAGTCCGGGCCTTTAATTCTTGGCCAGTTGCCCATACAAAAGTGGATGGTCAACGGTGGAAAATTTGGCAGGTAGCACCAGTCAAAGAAGAATCGACTGACGAAAAACCAGGCACAATTGTCAAAATTCAAAAGAAACCGGCTCAATTATGGGTAGCAACAGGGAATAAAACCGTTCTAGATATTGAACAATTACAACCAGCAGGTAAGAAAAAAATGGACGTTGCAGCCTTCATTAACGGTGGGGCCGGTAACTTAGCGGTCGGCGATAGCTTTGACCAAGTGGAGGACGATGTAGATGGAGAATAA